The following nucleotide sequence is from Candidatus Hydrogenedens sp..
ACAAATAAAATGATGTTCAACAAATAATTTAAGTAATAATTTTTCCTGTTTTTTGTCAACATAATCTACTCCTCTAATTGTTTTACAAATAACGATGCATATTTGACTATAATTATCACTTTCAGGTTTAATCATTTTAATAAAATATGCAAATAAATGGTGTTCGAATTATTTAAAAGGAAAAATGATGCAATATTTCATAAACAAACTGACTCTCACAATTATCCTAACTTCTTTTCTCGCGTCATGTTCCAATTCTATCGTTCAAGAAAATAAACTCAAAGGAGAGTTTAGAATATTAGAGGTTCAGCCCATCTCCGACCAAATAAACAACATTATTAAAAACGGTTCATTTACAGAATGGCTGTCAGGAACTCGTGTCCCTTCTGGCTTTCTACCCCCTTTTTCTCAATACTCTTATGTGAATAAAAAACCCAAAAAAGGAACGGGCTACGAAGTTGTTCAAAAATGGGTAAAAGCAGATGCGGGTACCGATGTAAGTAATATGTTTCGTATTTCTTTGTCCGATTTACAACCAAACAATTACATCTTCTCTGTAAATGCCACATTAATTAAAGGACCAAAAGTAATCATAGGTTTGTGGAAAGTAAGTGACCCTGGAAAAGCAGAGCCATTCATAGACCCTCTTATAGAAATTTCAGGTGAACTTAACAAACCCGTTCATATTGAAAAAGAGATTAAAATAGAACAGGCAGACACATATATCCTTTGCACCTATGCCCCTGAAGGAACACCTCAAATTGCTTGGTCCGATTGGATACTAACTATCGCAAGCACAGATAATAAGTGATTTTATTATTCGCCCGAGACCTCGATTCTCTTACCCACAGATACCGATTTCTTTGGCAACACAACCTTTAACAAACCCATTTGCAACTCCGCATTGACTTTATCTTCTTCTATCTCGTCTGTAAATTCAATAGCCTTTTCGAAACTTCCGTATAAACATTCACAAAATACTATTTTCTCTTCATCCTCGTCGATTTTCTTTGCCTTATTACCACGAACATTTAACTTGTTTTTGTCAATAGTCAATACAATGTCTTCCTTCTTTACTCCAGGCAATTCTACAAATACATGATAATTCTCATTTGTCTCATAGACATCAGCAAGGGGTTCCCATGGTTCTCCTTCGTTCAACCCCATATTCAGCCGACGCCAAACCTCCATCATCAGTTTGCGTGGCAAAACCCTCAATGTATCAAACGGTGATATAAACATGGCACATTCTCCATTTTAAGTTTTACTCATACTACTATTATTATATACCATCAAAAATAAAAAACATTTCATTTTTTGTCTATGATGAATATAAAAATCCGTTTTGGACTTTGTTGTATATTTAGAGAACAAAATATTAAATTTCGTACTGTAACTGCGAAGTTCATCCTTACTCTGCCTCGGAAAGAACAATTAAAAACTCTCTCTACAATATGCCTGCACAATTGTCACAGTTTATTAGAGGCTGTCAAATATTGTAATAATAATAGCATTAAAGCATTCCGTATTTTATCCCCGTTATTCCCTCGTTATACTCATCCTAAAATAGGTAATTATTTAGAACAACTACCCGATTCCGATAAAATCATCAAAATCCTATCAGCCGTTAAAGAATTTTCTCGAACAAATGATATCCGTCTCAGTTTTCATCCTGACCAATTTATAGTTATCAATTCACCCAATGAAATAATCCGAAACAAATCTATTGAGGAATTAGAATATCAAGGTATTTTGGCAGAACGTGTGGGTGCCGATGTAATTAAT
It contains:
- a CDS encoding Hsp20/alpha crystallin family protein; translation: MFISPFDTLRVLPRKLMMEVWRRLNMGLNEGEPWEPLADVYETNENYHVFVELPGVKKEDIVLTIDKNKLNVRGNKAKKIDEDEEKIVFCECLYGSFEKAIEFTDEIEEDKVNAELQMGLLKVVLPKKSVSVGKRIEVSGE